Proteins co-encoded in one Coriobacteriia bacterium genomic window:
- a CDS encoding glycosyl hydrolase: MKKLSFLLVIALAVFAFTATPAFAVKFRVSASANQSEMHKVVFTAKSSKRASVKITIFRGGHKLRKIGAHRSGKTYKANWTGSSVAAGTYAYTVTAVSSGSRKVTRGTVLVTSAPVTIGNRWIGLYVPGSPQDLAPLQAAESLTGTRTAVVNFFVSDSESFPAPRCQNVAGHGSIPMVTLEFWSIGSSGLSAITNGSKDAYIKKFADDAKSYGGTVYLRPFHEMNGDWYPWGGTVGSNSASKLVAAWQHVHDIFAAESATNVKFVWCVNNDNCPNTSANSVAGYWPGDAYVDYATLDGYNAGTTQSWSSWRPFADVFASSYKTVAALTAKPMFIAETSSVEQGGSKAAWIHDMFAAIPSKFPRLTGVCWFDANQTYDWRLDSSAASAAAFKAAVAAQY, from the coding sequence AAGAAGCTCTCGTTCCTACTGGTAATCGCACTCGCAGTGTTCGCGTTCACGGCCACGCCGGCCTTCGCTGTGAAGTTCAGGGTCAGCGCGTCGGCCAATCAAAGCGAGATGCACAAGGTCGTCTTCACGGCCAAGTCGTCGAAGCGGGCTAGCGTGAAGATCACGATCTTCCGTGGAGGGCACAAGCTACGAAAGATCGGCGCGCATCGCTCCGGCAAAACCTACAAGGCGAACTGGACCGGCAGCAGCGTCGCGGCCGGTACCTACGCATACACGGTCACGGCAGTCTCGAGCGGGAGCCGCAAGGTCACGCGCGGCACAGTTCTCGTGACGTCGGCACCTGTCACGATCGGCAACCGGTGGATCGGGCTCTACGTTCCGGGGAGCCCGCAGGACCTGGCACCCCTGCAGGCGGCCGAGTCGCTGACGGGCACGCGCACGGCCGTCGTCAACTTCTTCGTCTCCGACTCCGAGAGCTTCCCGGCTCCGCGCTGTCAGAACGTGGCCGGCCACGGCTCGATTCCGATGGTTACGCTCGAGTTCTGGTCGATCGGTAGCTCGGGACTCTCGGCAATCACCAACGGCAGCAAGGACGCCTACATCAAGAAATTCGCCGACGACGCCAAGTCGTACGGCGGCACCGTCTACTTGCGACCGTTCCACGAGATGAACGGCGACTGGTATCCGTGGGGCGGCACCGTTGGCAGCAACTCGGCTAGTAAGCTGGTCGCGGCGTGGCAGCACGTCCACGACATCTTTGCCGCCGAGAGCGCTACCAACGTGAAGTTCGTGTGGTGCGTCAACAACGACAACTGCCCCAACACCTCGGCCAACTCGGTCGCGGGCTACTGGCCGGGCGATGCCTACGTCGACTACGCGACGCTCGACGGCTACAACGCCGGGACGACGCAGAGCTGGTCGAGCTGGCGCCCATTTGCCGACGTCTTCGCTTCGTCGTACAAGACGGTTGCTGCACTCACCGCCAAGCCGATGTTCATCGCCGAGACAAGCTCGGTCGAGCAGGGCGGCAGCAAGGCCGCGTGGATACACGACATGTTTGCGGCGATCCCCTCGAAGTTCCCGCGTCTGACCGGCGTGTGCTGGTTCGACGCCAACCAGACCTACGATTGGCGACTCGATTCGTCGGCCGCGAGCGCCGCCGCGTTCAAGGCCGCGGTCGCCGCCCAGT